The nucleotide sequence CTCCCGTCCGCCAAATGCACCCCCATTCTTTTAGGGCCGCCTCCGCCGTTTGAGACATAAACCCTGCGTACGTCATCCGGGGTATAAAGCGTGTTCTTATAATAAAAACCTTGCTCGGTGATGGTGAGGAGAGGCTTTGAAAAGAAGAACAGGTGCCTCAGGCTGTACACTTTATCCATTGTTCACCCGACACATAAATATTCGCCCCTCGAAGTGTCCCCGGCAGCGGGTTCTGCTGACGCTCACTGTTCCAGCACAGTCACCCTCTGACGGTAGTGATCCCCACCCCTTCCAGTAACGTTTTCGTCACCGGCGTCTTGCCGGCAATCTCCAGCAACTTTTCCCACTGCGCATCTTCCAGCACCGCATCAGTATGCAGTGTGCGCTCAATGCGGGATTCCCCCTCACGGTTCTTCAGAAACGACAGCTCCACCCGCAGGGCACCAATATCCCAGCCCTTTTTCTCCGCATACATGCGCAAGGTGATCGCCGTACAGGCGCCCAGCCCGGCCAGCAGCAAATCGTAAGGCGCCGGCCCCGCATCCTGTCCGCCGGCATGTGGCGGCTCATCTGCCACCAGGGTATGGCGGCCGGTCTGGATGTCATGGCGGCAGGCGGCACCGGCAGAGGTCACGGTGGCAGACGAAATGGCTTTCATTACAACGCTCCTGTTCAGGGTTGCCTGTCGAATTGCGGCACGCCGTCGGGGATCACAAACCAGTCCTGCTTTTCGCTGACCCAGACATGGGCCTGGGGTGCGAGCATGCGCGTATCCGACAGGGTGCCGGGCTTGAGTTTGATGATCTCCGGTTGTGCGGGATTGATGTGGTACAGGCGGTTGCCGCAGGTGGGGCAGAACCAGGCGCCGTTGGTGTTGCCGCTGTCGGACAGCCGTTCCCAGTATTTCATCTCGCCGTGAAAGACGATGTCCTCGCGCCGCACCACGGCGGTGACGCTGAACGGGCTGGTGGAGAGTTTCTGGCATTCGCGGCAGTGGCAGGCCATCACTTTCATCGGCGGCGCCAGCAATTCATAGGTGACGCCGCCACACTGGCAGGCACCCTGCACCGGGTACTGGATATCACTCATTGGCAGCAATCTCCTCGGCATCGGGTAAATGATCATGCACAGCCTGCACTGTGTCATACCGGGTCAGCGCCTGCACGACGACCGGCAACGGCTCGGCCAGGATATCGGGAAAATCCCGTTCGCGCCGATCCTGCAACGGGAATGCCAGTTGTTCGTGTGGTGGCACAAACCGGGCATCCACGCCGGCGCGGTTACCGCGCGCATCAATACGGTACCAGCCGTGTTCCGGCAGATAGACGGCGTTCAACCCATGCAGGCAGAACGGCGCGCCGGTGTCATTCACCGACAGGCGCTGGTAGCACAAGCCGGCCGGCAATCCGTTGGCACGCAACAGCGCCGCCAGCAGGTGGCTCTTGGCATAGCAATAGCCCGTGCCGGCTTCCAGCACATCGGAGGCACGGCAGGTCACGCGCGTGTCCTGGTAATCCCAGCTGTGGCGAATCTCATCGCGCACGAACTCAAAACAGCGCCGGGCAATGTCGAGCGGCGTATCGCCGGCGTCGGCCAGCCGTGCGGCGCAGGCGCGAATCGCCGGGTGGTCGCGGTCAATCCATTCGCTGGCTGCAAGATAAGCCTGCACTACACTGCGCGCCCGTCGAAGGTGTGTACCGGTACGCTGTCCAGATCAAAGTCCTGCAGGCAGCGCAAATTGATCGCGGCCATCGCGTTGCCTTGCGGGTCGACGCCTTCACCGAACGGATGAATGCCGCAGGTGGGACAGAAGCGGTGTTTCACCACGTGCTGGTTGAAGGTGTAGGTGCTCATGTTCTCCGCCGGTGTTTTCAGCGTCAGGGCGTTGCGCGGCACGAACCACAGCAGTGAGCCTTTGCGATGGCAGATGGAACAGTTACAGGCCAGGCCACTGTCCACCTCGCCTTCCACTTCGAATGCGATACCGCCGCAATGGCAGCTCCCCTGATAACGCATGAGCACTATCTCCTGTTAATCCTGTTCCGCCAGCGGCCAGTTCAGTTCGGTGCGCCAACTGGCCGGGTCGGCATTGGTGGAGGGATCCAGCACGTAACTTTCCCACACCGGCAAACGGGTTGCATGCCCTTCTTTTTCCAGCCACGCCTGGAAGGCACCCCAGGCTTGCGACAGGCCATCGTAGTTGCCGGCGTACAGGGTGCGCGCCACGGTCTGCGCCGGCAGCCTGGACGGGGCGACACGGCCGGCCCGCTGCACTGGCGTGGCCACCGGCACACCGATCTCGAAATCGAAGGTGTCGTCGGGAAGGCGGAAATGGCGGGTAAACCAGGCGCCGGTCGTCTCGATGCCCTGGGAGGCGACGGTGGCGAACAGTTCCTCAATACCCGGCCCCATCACCTGCTGCATCTGCGCACACGGCACAGCCAGACGAATGACCGCCGTGTGCTGCACCCGGGTCTGCAGAATTCGGGGGGTCTCAATCATGCTCAGTGCTCCCTGTGAGGTAATTTCCCTCTGGTCGAACCGGCGGATGCAATTTCGACCACCCCGGCTATGCCTGCGCAGTGGAGCGGTACCGCCACAACAGCAGGCCGGCCACCATGGCCACCAGCGCCGCCACCAGCAACACCGCGAACGCCACGCGATAATCCGCCGGGCGTGCCGGTGTCATCACATCAACCAGCACCACCACCAGCGCCGCCGCACCCAGCGCGCCACCAATGCGCTGCACGATATTCACCAGCGTGGCGGCATCGCCAACCTGCTCGCGCGTCACCACCGCGGCGGTCATCGCCGGCATCTGTGCCAGCGCCACGCCGATACCGCGCGTCACCAGGCATACCGCCAGCAGCCATGGCGGCAGCGGCGCCTCCCCCAGAAACGGCAGAGTACTGAGCAGCAGCAACACCGCCCCGCTAACGATGACCGGCGCGGCACCCAGGCGGTCCGTCAGCGCGCCCCCCACATACAATGCCGCTGCGCTGCCCAGACCCATCACGAGCAACCACAGGCCAATCGATGAGGCGGCATAGCCATATCCCTCCTGCAAATACAGCGGCAACAAGAACAGCGCGCCATACAGGCTGGCGCCGGTGAACGCCGTTGTCAGTGTCGCCAGCGCAAAGCGCGGCGCGGCCAGCAGGGACAGGTCGATCAGAGGATGGCGGCGGCGCAACGCCACGCACGCGAACAGGCCACACAGCAACAGGCCGGCCCCGGCGGCGGCCCAGGCTCCGCGCCCCGGCTCGCCCAGGGCGGTGGCACCACCGAGCAACAGCGGCAGGCCCAGGCCCAGCAGCACCAGCCCCGGCCAGTCCGGGGCGCGGCTGCTGTCGCGCTCGCCTGCCGGCACGTGGCGCCGGGCAAGCCAGAGTGCCAGCGCGCCCAGCGGCACGTTAATGCCGAATAACCAGCGCCAGGACATCTGCTCCAGTAACAAGCCACCAAAGGCCGGCCCCAGTGCCGGCCCGAGGCTGACCACCACGCCGAGCGCGCCCATCAGGCGGCCCAGTTGCGCCGGCCCGGCGGCCGCGCCGAGCACCGCCTGCCCGGCCGGGACCATCAGGCCGGCGGCCAGCCCCTGCACCACTCGAAACGCAATCAGTGTGGCCAGTTCCCCGGCCAGCGCACAGGCGGCCGATGCCAGCACAAACACCAGCAGCGCCAGGCACCACAGGCGGCCATACCCGCAGCGCCTGCCCAGCCAGCCAGTGAGCGGCAGCGACATGGCCATGGCAATCAGGTAGCCGGTGATGATCCATTGCACGCTGGCCAGGGGCGCCGTCAGTTCGGTGCCGACCGAGGCCACCGCCAGGTTGACCAGCGTGGCATCGAGCATGGCCATGAACGCGCCCGCCCCGACCAACGCGGCGATCAGCCAGAGGCGGCCGGGAATCGGCGCCGGAGTGGGGGTCATGGCTGCGCGCGTGGTGCGTCGCGGTGGACCGCCGCGAGTTTGTTGCCATCCGGGTCACGCACGTAGGCGGCATAAAAATCGGTGTTGTATTGCGGCCGCAACCCGGGCTCGCCCTCACTGGTGCCCCCGGCAGCCATTGCCGCCGCATGGAAGGCATCCACCTGGGCGCGGGTCGCCGCATTGAAGGCCACCATGACCCCGTTGCCCGGCGAGGCCGGTGCACCATCGAATGGCGGGCACAACCACAAAGCCAGCTCTTCGCGCCCTTCGTCGTTGTAGGTGCCCCAGCCACTCCAGCCGAGCTCAAAACCTTCATCGCCGGTGTCCACACGATGAATATCCAGTGTCGCCAGCACGCGGTCATAAAAGACCCGCGCGCGGGCCGGGTCCTGCGTGCCCAGACAAACGTAGCGAAACATCAGCAGCCCTCCTTTCACAGCGTGTCAGGCATGCTAGCCGGTCCGTTTGCCGGCTCGCCACCCGCGCCGGTGACATCTGCTATGATCCGGCGATCCGTTCCGATCACAGCCAGACGCACGATGACCGCTATCCGACTGAAAAACGCCGAGGATCTGGCGCGCATGCGCCACGCCGGCCAACTGCTTGCCGACGTGTTCCGCATGCTGGAGGGTGAGGTGCGCGCCGGCGTGACCACCCTGGCGCTGAACGATCGCGTCACCGATTACATCCGCGATACGCTGCACGCACGCCCAGCCAGCATTGGCCAGTACGGTTATCCGTTTGCCCTGAACGCCTCGCTGAACGACGAGGTATGCCACGGCATGCCGGCAGCGGACCGCGTGGTGCACGACGGCGACATCCTGAATCTGGACATCACGCTGGAGAAAGACGGCTTTATCGCGGATGCCAGCCGCATGTATCTGGTCGGCGAGGTCAGCCCGGACGCGAAACGGCTGGTGGAAGAAACCCGCAACGCCATGTGGGCCGGCATTCACGCCGTGCGCCCCGGTGCACGGCTGGGCGATATCGGCCACGCCATCGAACAGCATGCCCGCACCTGCGGCTACAGCGTGGTGCGCGAGTACTGCGGCCACGGTATCGGCCGACAGATGCACGAGGCGCCCGAGGTGCTGCATTTCGGCCAGCCGGGCACCGGCCTGCTGCTGAAGCCGGGCATGGTGTTCACCATCGAACCAATGATCAACCAGGGCAGCGCGCGGCTGCGCCATCGTCGTGCCGGCAACTGGGACATCGCCCTCACCCACGACCGCCAGCTCTCCGCCCAGTGGGAACACACCGTCGCGGTGACCGACCAGGGCGTGGAGGTGCTGACACGGCACGAAGACGACCGGCACTGGCTGGCCTGACCGCGACCACCCGGGATACCGCCTGATGAGTGCCTGGTTCACCCACCTGACCGACTGGCTTGCCGCCCACCCGCACTGGCTGGGCCTGGCGCTGTTCGCCGCCGCCTGCATTGAATGCCTGGCCATCCTCGGCCTGCTGATACCGGGCACCGTGGTGCTGTTCAGCATCGCCATGCTGGCCGGCCACAGCGGCATGCCCCTGTGGCAGACGCTGCTGCTGGGCTACACCGGTGGCTTGCTCGGGGATGCCATCTCCTACGGCCTGGGCCGCCGTTATCACGGGCACATCCGTGCGCTGCCGGGCCTGCGCCAGCATCCGCAGTGGCTCACGACCGCCGAGATGTACTTTCGCCGCTACGGCGTCATCAGCCTGCTGGTCGGCCGCTATATCGGGCCGTTGCGACCGATGCTGCCCATGGTCGCCGGCATGTTCGAGATGCCGCTCGGTCGCTTCATGCTGATCAGCCTGCTTGCCGCCTCCGGCTGGGCCGTCGCCTACCTGCTGCCCGGCTGGGCCACCGGCACGGCCATGCGCCTGCCATTGCCGCCGGGC is from Isoalcanivorax pacificus W11-5 and encodes:
- a CDS encoding transglutaminase-like domain-containing protein: MQAYLAASEWIDRDHPAIRACAARLADAGDTPLDIARRCFEFVRDEIRHSWDYQDTRVTCRASDVLEAGTGYCYAKSHLLAALLRANGLPAGLCYQRLSVNDTGAPFCLHGLNAVYLPEHGWYRIDARGNRAGVDARFVPPHEQLAFPLQDRRERDFPDILAEPLPVVVQALTRYDTVQAVHDHLPDAEEIAANE
- a CDS encoding VOC family protein, producing MFRYVCLGTQDPARARVFYDRVLATLDIHRVDTGDEGFELGWSGWGTYNDEGREELALWLCPPFDGAPASPGNGVMVAFNAATRAQVDAFHAAAMAAGGTSEGEPGLRPQYNTDFYAAYVRDPDGNKLAAVHRDAPRAQP
- a CDS encoding DHA2 family efflux MFS transporter permease subunit, yielding MTPTPAPIPGRLWLIAALVGAGAFMAMLDATLVNLAVASVGTELTAPLASVQWIITGYLIAMAMSLPLTGWLGRRCGYGRLWCLALLVFVLASAACALAGELATLIAFRVVQGLAAGLMVPAGQAVLGAAAGPAQLGRLMGALGVVVSLGPALGPAFGGLLLEQMSWRWLFGINVPLGALALWLARRHVPAGERDSSRAPDWPGLVLLGLGLPLLLGGATALGEPGRGAWAAAGAGLLLCGLFACVALRRRHPLIDLSLLAAPRFALATLTTAFTGASLYGALFLLPLYLQEGYGYAASSIGLWLLVMGLGSAAALYVGGALTDRLGAAPVIVSGAVLLLLSTLPFLGEAPLPPWLLAVCLVTRGIGVALAQMPAMTAAVVTREQVGDAATLVNIVQRIGGALGAAALVVVLVDVMTPARPADYRVAFAVLLVAALVAMVAGLLLWRYRSTAQA
- a CDS encoding OsmC family protein, translating into MKAISSATVTSAGAACRHDIQTGRHTLVADEPPHAGGQDAGPAPYDLLLAGLGACTAITLRMYAEKKGWDIGALRVELSFLKNREGESRIERTLHTDAVLEDAQWEKLLEIAGKTPVTKTLLEGVGITTVRG
- a CDS encoding GFA family protein produces the protein MRYQGSCHCGGIAFEVEGEVDSGLACNCSICHRKGSLLWFVPRNALTLKTPAENMSTYTFNQHVVKHRFCPTCGIHPFGEGVDPQGNAMAAINLRCLQDFDLDSVPVHTFDGRAV
- a CDS encoding GyrI-like domain-containing protein produces the protein MIETPRILQTRVQHTAVIRLAVPCAQMQQVMGPGIEELFATVASQGIETTGAWFTRHFRLPDDTFDFEIGVPVATPVQRAGRVAPSRLPAQTVARTLYAGNYDGLSQAWGAFQAWLEKEGHATRLPVWESYVLDPSTNADPASWRTELNWPLAEQD
- a CDS encoding GFA family protein is translated as MSDIQYPVQGACQCGGVTYELLAPPMKVMACHCRECQKLSTSPFSVTAVVRREDIVFHGEMKYWERLSDSGNTNGAWFCPTCGNRLYHINPAQPEIIKLKPGTLSDTRMLAPQAHVWVSEKQDWFVIPDGVPQFDRQP
- the map gene encoding type I methionyl aminopeptidase; this translates as MTAIRLKNAEDLARMRHAGQLLADVFRMLEGEVRAGVTTLALNDRVTDYIRDTLHARPASIGQYGYPFALNASLNDEVCHGMPAADRVVHDGDILNLDITLEKDGFIADASRMYLVGEVSPDAKRLVEETRNAMWAGIHAVRPGARLGDIGHAIEQHARTCGYSVVREYCGHGIGRQMHEAPEVLHFGQPGTGLLLKPGMVFTIEPMINQGSARLRHRRAGNWDIALTHDRQLSAQWEHTVAVTDQGVEVLTRHEDDRHWLA